The Brachyhypopomus gauderio isolate BG-103 chromosome 7, BGAUD_0.2, whole genome shotgun sequence genome has a window encoding:
- the hepacamb gene encoding hepatic and glial cell adhesion molecule b — protein sequence MKARRRTRSGTRDAPTLALLRCALLLFLPGCIEGVNITSLSTLIRGTVGGEALLSVRYSSTSSDPPVIKWQLKRDKPVTVVQSIGTEIIGNLRTEYRDRVLVFENGTLLLHNLKLSDEGTYEVEISITDDIFPGEGRIDLTVDEPISRPRVAVVTATVLELTEHFTLNCSHDLGTKAVYSWKKGGNPLANDSRLLLTPDQKVLTIARVLMVDDDVYSCLAENPISSVKSLPLKLTVYKRSSLYIILSTGGIFLLITLVTVCACWKPSKKKKKQSMKANILTLRSDPQNSDIIHDDRSEDDVVPIMTEHERRNPVSLYILKEKDPPVGDTPSLCQSCTADGNSPPSYGSPAAPPPSSSPELPARSSRRYPRTPTNSPPVHHPRKQSRSPPAPSPPRTHGPARSPRSPRPPAPPKRQSSEPSGLEATCGDLPTT from the exons ATGAAGGCCAGGAGACGGACTCGCTCCGGGACGCGGGACGCTCCCACCCTCGCCCTCCTCCGCTgcgccctcctcctcttcctgccaG GGTGCATCGAAGGTGTGAACATCACCAGTCTGAGCACTCTGATCAGGGGCACGGTGGGAGGAGAAGCACTGCTCTCCGTCCGTTACTCCAGCACCAGCTCGGACCCGCCCGTCATCAAGTGGCAGCTGAAGAGGGACAAACCCGTCACCGTGGTCCAGTCCATCGGCACGGAGATCATCGGCAACCTGCGGACGGAGTACCGAGACCGCGTGTTGGTGTTTGAGAACGGCACGCTCCTGCTCCACAACCTGAAGCTCTCCGACGAGGGAACGTACGAAGTGGAGATCTCCATCACCGATGACATCTTCCCGGGAGAAGGCAGAATTGACCTCACAGTAGATG AGCCAATATCCAGACCGCGCGTGGCCGTGGTCACAGCCACAGTCCTGGAACTGACCGAGCACTTCACGCTGAACTGCTCCCACGATCTGGGCACCAAGGCTGTCTACAGCTGGAAGAAGGGCGGCAATCCTCTGGCCAACGACAGCCGCCTGCTGTTGACCCCCGACCAGAAGGTCCTGACCATCGCACGAGTACTGATGGTGGATGACGACGTCTACTCCTGCCTGGCAGAGAACCCCATTAGCAGCGTGAAGAGCCTCCCGCTTAAACTCACAGTGTACA AAAGAAGTTCACTTTACATCATACTGTCCACGGGGGGCATCTTTCTTTTAATCACCTTGGTAACCGTCTGTGCCTGCTGGAAACCATCAAAAAA GAAAAAGAAACAAAGTATGAAGGCAAATATTCTGACCCTCAGATCAGACCCTCAGAACTCTGATATAATTCACGACGACAGGTCTGAAG ATGATGTCGTTCCAATAATGACGGAGCATGAGCGCAGAAATCCAGTGTCGCTTTACATCCTGAAAGAGAAG GACCCTCCCGTCGGTGACACACCGTCGTTGTGCCAGTCGTGCACGGCTGACGGCAACAGCCCACCAAGCTACGGCAGCCCCGCGGCCCCTCCTCCGTCCAGCTCACCGGAGCTACCGGCGCGTTCCTCCCGCCGCTACCCCCGCACTCCCACCAACTCACCCCCCGTGCACCACCCCCGGAAGCAGAGCCGGAGCCCCCCCGCACCCTCCCCGCCTCGCACCCATGGCCCCGCCCGCTCACCCCGTTcgccccgccctcccgcccctccGAAGAGGCAGTCCTCGGAGCCGTCCGGCCTCGAGGCGACGTGTGGCGACCTGCCCACAACCTGA
- the ccdc15 gene encoding coiled-coil domain-containing protein 15: MYPSRNVKRSDTNPKPREKDGGNTLMSKNRRKAKENTVLAERNPAVVAVGAWVETGDVDQEHPAVRALLTEELQEGRRREKEERLRQFQDAVRRRVSHQARVRKQRQLHKTYQMAERESRAVQQTSTAAQRLAPRTSQFPSWPPRELAVRSPGSRWVEPQDVTSSSDDTNECPSQLSQVMRQVRRRLAGRQTVQDGEELSGLPGGKWKVSPARDKPVSCVGRAVDDEEDEEESDGGLGEQDEISLAGQHDRPLRMQGHSSKTVAFQNDPVGMGLPRGLHPIGLPGGTNHQSAWDLWPGAEQEELKRQRQSQFLMYRRLFMDMEREQVKEQQRHRKHLRRIASIKAQKELLRREEERRLEEEEGRDVAERERLALQRLLLEEEEETAQGVKRRAEAEKVKETTRYVEALRVQMKERLEQEGVELPPLCCCGDGFWDSHPDTCANNCPFYHNPKGYAQALYSVLLSCDPAEGCAGHRSRAWRVAPVSTL, from the exons ATGTATCCGTCAAGAAACGTTAAAAGGAGCGACACAAATCCGAAGCCTCGTGAGAAGGATGGTGGGAATACGTTAATGTCCAAAAACCGGCGAAAGGCCAAAGAAAACACGGTTTTGGCTGAGAGGAACCCCGCTGTGGTGGCGGTGGGCGCATGGGTGGAGACGGGGGACGTGGACCAGGAGCACCCGGCG GTCCGCGCTCTGCTCACAGAGGAGCTGCAGGAAGGCCGCCGtcgggagaaggaggagagactgCGGCAGTTTCAGGACGCGGTGCGCAGGCGGGTGTCGCACCAGGCCCGAGTCCGAAAACAGCGGCAGCTGCACAAaacataccaaatg gctgagagagagagcagagccgTCCAGCAGACCAGTACCGCCGCCCAGCGCCTCGCACCTCGCACGAGTCAGTTCCCTTCTTGGCCACCACGGGAGCTGGCCGTCCGCAGCCCTGGCTCGCGCTGGGTTGAGCCTCAAGATGTCACCTCTAGCAGTGATGACACTAACGAGTGTCCcagccag CTTAGCCAAGTCATGAGGCAGGTGAGGCGTCGACTGGCTGGTCGTCAGACTGTCCAGGACGGGGAGGAGCTGTCTGGGCTTCCAGGGGGGAAATGGAAGGTGTCTCCAGCAAGAGAC AAGCCCGTGTCCTGTGTCGGGAGAGCGGTGGATGATGAGGAAGACGAAGAGGAAAGTGACGGAGGACTCGGGGAACAGGACGAGATTTCGTTAGCTGGGCAACACGATAGGCCGCTTCGGATGCAGGGCCACAGTAGCAAGACAGTCGCATTTCAGAATGACCCG GTGGGCATGGGGCTGCCAAGAGGGCTACATCCCATTGGCCTGCCCGGAGGAACCAACCACCAATCAGCTTGGGACCTGTGGCCAGGGGCGGAGCAAGAGGAGCTAAAGCGACAG AGACAGTCTCAGTTCCTCATGTACCGGCGTCTCTTCATGGACATGGAGCGTGAGCAGGTGAAAGAACAGCAGCGTCACAGGAAACACTTGAGAAGGATAGCTAG TATTAAGGCACAGAAGGAGctgctgaggagagaggaggagaggcggctggaggaggaggaggggagggacgTGGCTGAGAGGGAGCGCCTGGCGCTGCAGCGCCTcctgctggaggaggaggaggagacggcGCAGGGGGTCAAGAGGAGAGCCGAGGCAGAGAAGGTCAAAGAGACCACCAG GTATGTGGAGGCCCTGCGGGTGCAGATGAAGGAGAGGTTGGAgcaggagggggtggagcttcCCCCGCTCTGTTGCTGCGGTGACGGCTTCTGGGACTCGCACCCTGACACATGTGCCAATAACTGCCCCTTTTATCACAATCCAAAAG GCTACGCTCAGGCCCTGTACTCTGTTCTACTCAGCTGTGACCCAGCCGAAGGTTGCGCCGGCCACAGGAGTCGCGCGTGGAGAGTCGCCCCCGTGAGCACGTTGTAG
- the slc37a2 gene encoding glucose-6-phosphate exchanger SLC37A2 isoform X1, producing the protein MSLAPGIKLATSFSRDSWYRGFILLLTFLFYTAYHLSRKPISIVKSQLHRNCSFVVKPVDLNITDNVTWCDWAPFDQDNYQNLFGWLDNCFLVAYAIGMFLSGMFCERLPLRYYLTVGMLSSGVFTALFGLGFYWNIHSLWYFCFMQAMNGLVQTTGWPAVVACVGNWFGKGKRGFIMGVWNSHTSVGNIMGSLIAGAFVSSAWGMSFIVPGIIIGTMGVICFFFLVERPEDVNCSPPQHHESPESEPLLGGSPSSEEIFSNHTSVQASEEQVQAISFCGALRIPGVVEFSLCLLFAKLVSYTFLYWLPLYIANVAHFDPKAAGDMSTLFDVGGIVGGIVAGVISDSSGGRATTCCVMLIVAAPMLFLYNSFGQSGVPTTIGMLLLCGALVNGPYALITTAVSADLGTHECLRGNARALSTVTAIIDGTGSIGAAIGPLLAGLISPTGWNNVFYMLIAADLLACLLLSRLVFKEVRRWCGHGARHRGFKEI; encoded by the exons ATGTCGTTGGCCCCGGGAATCAAACTGGCTACTTCGTTCTCCAGAGACAGCTG GTACAGAGGTTTCATTCTTCTTCTCACCTTCCTGTTCTACACGGCCTACCACCTCTCCCGCAAGCCCATCAGTATTGTCAAG AGTCAACTACACCGAAACTGCTCGTTTGTAGTTAAACCAGTCGACCTCAACATCACCGACAATGTCACCTGGTGTGACTGGGCTCCTTTTG ATCAAGACAATTACCAGAACCTGTTTGGATGGCTGGACAACTGTTTTCTCGTGGCCTATGCCATTGGCATGTTCCTCAG TGGAATGTTTTGCGAGCGGCTGCCCCTACGCTACTATCTCACGGTCGGGATGCTTTCGAGCGGCGTCTTCACCGCGCTGTTCGGCCTGGGCTTCTACTGGAACATACACTCCTTGTGGTACTTCTGTTTCATGCAG GCTATGAACGGCCTCGTGCAGACGACAGGCTGGCCCGCCGTGGTGGCCTGCGTCGGGAACTGGTTCGGAAAGGGGAA acgaggGTTCATCATGGGGGTGTGGAATTCACACACCTCGGTGGGCAACATCATGGGTTCTCTGATCGCCGGCGCCTTCGTCTCGTCTGCGTGGGGCATGTCCTTCATCGTGCCCGGCATCATCATCGGCACCATGGGCGTCATCTGTTTCTTCTTCCTCGTGGAGA GGCCAGAAGACGTGAACTGCAGTCCGCCCCAACACCAT GAGAGTCCGGAGAGTGAACCTCTACTGGGGGGATCTCCAAGCAGCGAGGAGATCTTCAGTAATCACACCTCCGTGCAGGCTTCTGAGGAGCAGGTCCAGGCCATCAGCTTCTGTGGAGCCCTGCGCATACCG GGTGTGGTGGAGTTCTCCCTCTGTTTGCTGTTTGCTAAGCTGGTTAGCTACACCTTCCTGTACTGGTTACCGTTGTATATCGCTAATGTTG CCCATTTCGATCCCAAAGCAGCGGGGGACATGTCCACGCTGTTTGACGTGGGAGGGATTGTGG GCGGCATCGTTGCCGGGGTGATCTCGGACTCCAGCGGAGGGAGGGCCACCACCTGCTGTGTCATGCTCATTGTGGCCGCGCCCATG CTGTTCCTGTACAACTCCTTCGGGCAGAGCGGCGTGCCAACCACCATCG GCATGCTTCTGCTCTGTGGCGCTCTGGTGAACGGCCCCTACGCCCTCATCACCACGGCCGTGTCAGCTGACCTG GGGACACACGAGTGTTTGAGAGGGAACGCCAGGGCACTGTCCACGGTGACCGCCATTATCGACGGGACAGGATCAATAG GTGCTGCTATCGGGCCTCTCTTGGCTGGACTGATATCTCCCACTGGTTGGAATAACGTCTTCTACATGCTCATTGCTGCTGATTTATTGGCCTGTTTG CTGCTGTCCCGGCTGGTCTTCAAGGAGGTGCGTAGATGGTGTGGCCATGGTGCAAGACACAGAGG GTTCAAAGAGATCTGA
- the slc37a2 gene encoding glucose-6-phosphate exchanger SLC37A2 isoform X2 has product MSLAPGIKLATSFSRDSWYRGFILLLTFLFYTAYHLSRKPISIVKSQLHRNCSFVVKPVDLNITDNVTWCDWAPFDQDNYQNLFGWLDNCFLVAYAIGMFLSGMFCERLPLRYYLTVGMLSSGVFTALFGLGFYWNIHSLWYFCFMQAMNGLVQTTGWPAVVACVGNWFGKGKRGFIMGVWNSHTSVGNIMGSLIAGAFVSSAWGMSFIVPGIIIGTMGVICFFFLVERPEDVNCSPPQHHESPESEPLLGGSPSSEEIFSNHTSVQASEEQVQAISFCGALRIPGVVEFSLCLLFAKLVSYTFLYWLPLYIANVAHFDPKAAGDMSTLFDVGGIVGGIVAGVISDSSGGRATTCCVMLIVAAPMLFLYNSFGQSGVPTTIGMLLLCGALVNGPYALITTAVSADLGTHECLRGNARALSTVTAIIDGTGSIGAAIGPLLAGLISPTGWNNVFYMLIAADLLACLLLSRLVFKEVRRWCGHGARHRG; this is encoded by the exons ATGTCGTTGGCCCCGGGAATCAAACTGGCTACTTCGTTCTCCAGAGACAGCTG GTACAGAGGTTTCATTCTTCTTCTCACCTTCCTGTTCTACACGGCCTACCACCTCTCCCGCAAGCCCATCAGTATTGTCAAG AGTCAACTACACCGAAACTGCTCGTTTGTAGTTAAACCAGTCGACCTCAACATCACCGACAATGTCACCTGGTGTGACTGGGCTCCTTTTG ATCAAGACAATTACCAGAACCTGTTTGGATGGCTGGACAACTGTTTTCTCGTGGCCTATGCCATTGGCATGTTCCTCAG TGGAATGTTTTGCGAGCGGCTGCCCCTACGCTACTATCTCACGGTCGGGATGCTTTCGAGCGGCGTCTTCACCGCGCTGTTCGGCCTGGGCTTCTACTGGAACATACACTCCTTGTGGTACTTCTGTTTCATGCAG GCTATGAACGGCCTCGTGCAGACGACAGGCTGGCCCGCCGTGGTGGCCTGCGTCGGGAACTGGTTCGGAAAGGGGAA acgaggGTTCATCATGGGGGTGTGGAATTCACACACCTCGGTGGGCAACATCATGGGTTCTCTGATCGCCGGCGCCTTCGTCTCGTCTGCGTGGGGCATGTCCTTCATCGTGCCCGGCATCATCATCGGCACCATGGGCGTCATCTGTTTCTTCTTCCTCGTGGAGA GGCCAGAAGACGTGAACTGCAGTCCGCCCCAACACCAT GAGAGTCCGGAGAGTGAACCTCTACTGGGGGGATCTCCAAGCAGCGAGGAGATCTTCAGTAATCACACCTCCGTGCAGGCTTCTGAGGAGCAGGTCCAGGCCATCAGCTTCTGTGGAGCCCTGCGCATACCG GGTGTGGTGGAGTTCTCCCTCTGTTTGCTGTTTGCTAAGCTGGTTAGCTACACCTTCCTGTACTGGTTACCGTTGTATATCGCTAATGTTG CCCATTTCGATCCCAAAGCAGCGGGGGACATGTCCACGCTGTTTGACGTGGGAGGGATTGTGG GCGGCATCGTTGCCGGGGTGATCTCGGACTCCAGCGGAGGGAGGGCCACCACCTGCTGTGTCATGCTCATTGTGGCCGCGCCCATG CTGTTCCTGTACAACTCCTTCGGGCAGAGCGGCGTGCCAACCACCATCG GCATGCTTCTGCTCTGTGGCGCTCTGGTGAACGGCCCCTACGCCCTCATCACCACGGCCGTGTCAGCTGACCTG GGGACACACGAGTGTTTGAGAGGGAACGCCAGGGCACTGTCCACGGTGACCGCCATTATCGACGGGACAGGATCAATAG GTGCTGCTATCGGGCCTCTCTTGGCTGGACTGATATCTCCCACTGGTTGGAATAACGTCTTCTACATGCTCATTGCTGCTGATTTATTGGCCTGTTTG CTGCTGTCCCGGCTGGTCTTCAAGGAGGTGCGTAGATGGTGTGGCCATGGTGCAAGACACAGAGGGTGA